In the Leptospira wolffii serovar Khorat str. Khorat-H2 genome, one interval contains:
- a CDS encoding type II toxin-antitoxin system RelE/ParE family toxin: MIISFRHKGLEQFFETGSKKGIQADHSNKLARILDRLDSSLSPEDMDLPAYRLHPLKGREKGRWSVWVNGNWRVTFEFEGENAIIVDYEDYH; the protein is encoded by the coding sequence TTGATTATCTCCTTTAGACACAAGGGCCTTGAGCAGTTTTTTGAAACTGGCAGTAAGAAAGGAATTCAAGCAGATCATTCTAACAAATTAGCTAGAATTTTAGATAGGTTAGATTCATCCCTATCTCCTGAAGATATGGACTTACCAGCATATCGCTTGCATCCTCTTAAAGGTCGTGAAAAGGGTAGGTGGTCGGTCTGGGTGAATGGAAATTGGCGTGTTACTTTTGAATTTGAAGGTGAAAACGCAATCATAGTCGATTATGAAGATTATCACTAG
- a CDS encoding HigA family addiction module antitoxin, with translation MNKRKPTHPGEILLEDIIKPLGLTITEAAKDLGISRKTLSEIVNCKSPVTPEMAVRIGIATNTSAESWLSMQTKLDLWTAMQERPKNIIKFPISA, from the coding sequence ATGAATAAGAGAAAACCTACTCATCCTGGTGAAATTCTGCTAGAAGATATCATAAAGCCTTTAGGATTAACTATAACTGAGGCTGCAAAAGATTTAGGAATATCTCGCAAGACATTATCAGAAATAGTGAATTGCAAGAGCCCAGTTACTCCAGAAATGGCAGTAAGAATAGGAATTGCAACGAATACGTCAGCTGAGAGTTGGCTTAGCATGCAGACAAAGTTAGATTTATGGACTGCGATGCAAGAAAGACCTAAGAATATAATAAAGTTTCCAATCTCCGCGTAA